The Tubulanus polymorphus chromosome 1, tnTubPoly1.2, whole genome shotgun sequence genome contains a region encoding:
- the LOC141915482 gene encoding COMM domain-containing protein 10-like → MSLFTATSSIKKAVSLINGLHDGKFPLLLTRILQKLHEREERSFSEEEEEKLESALGLTSQELELVLTTLEFFLQQAAYHTAKPAVLTQQLQQIELDESKVNVIVEAWMNSARNVVDQLRQRSISKKQLDGVKWRSHIQMSQASRGKTKLPVALFELLIKDEEKQDKEHIRMEFTHSELYAFYTQLEQIQSEIDHLS, encoded by the exons atGTCACTGTTCACTGCAACCTCGAG CATTAAGAAAGCCGTCTCTTTGATAAATGGTTTACACGATGGGAAATTTCCATTGCTTCTCACAAGGATATTGCAGAAATTACATGAGAGG GAAGAACGTTCCTTCAGTGAAGAAGAGGAAGAGAAATTAGAGTCTGCTTTGGGTTTAACAAGTCAAGAACTCGAACTGGTTCTGACCACACTAGAATTCTTTCTTCAACAG GCTGCTTATCATACGGCAAAGCCAGCAGTTTTAACTCAGCAGCttcaacaaattgaattggatgaatCAAAG gTGAATGTCATAGTTGAGGCTTGGATGAACAGTGCCAGAAATGTTGTTGATCAACTACGACAACGTTCAATTTCTAAGAAACAG TTAGATGGAGTGAAATGGCGATCACACATTCAAATGTCTCAAGCCAGCAGAGGAAAAACGAAACTGCCAGTCGCTTTATTTGAATTGCTAATTaaagatgaagaaaaacaG GACAAAGAACATATACGTATGGAGTTTACTCATTCAGAACTCTACGCATTTTATACACAG TTGGAACAAATTCAGAGTGAAATTGATCATCTGAGTTAA
- the LOC141915480 gene encoding uncharacterized protein LOC141915480 — protein MMSVSTAILYDAFTNLCEKFEEVLSIAQNHAKTSVEEFGSKNFVSVLQLINLYAKFFKIIGVTSRDEFDELIKQNYSYVQIRDAADHLYDVEAEYDEFLNSLDKALLLSSSLRKLNIGDILPEKIPITDVQSKEELDLKEVISSQNCLLVLLRHFAULPURDHVEQLHSNKDEIEARGHQVVILSFGAIEGAEMWYNEVKCQFKMYTNPTREIYQVFGLPRTFKTLNLKSLIWYAEQVAGDRQLLKPYEGIKDDTFQLGGDFIVDHTSKVTFVYRSKTPPDRPIIDQILQAMGPKKQ, from the exons ATGATGAGTGTCTCTACTGCTATATTATATGATGCTTTTACAAATCTATGTGAGAAATTTGAAGAAGTTCTTTCCATTGCTCAAAACCATGCAAAGA CATCTGTTGAAGAATTTGGCTCTAAAAACTTCGTCAGCGTTTTACAATTGATCAATTTGTATGCCAAGTTCTTTAAGAT AATTGGTGTCACATCAAGGGATGAATTTGATGAACTGATCAAACAAAATTACAG TTATGTTCAAATCAGAGATGCAGCTGATCATCTGTATGATGTTGAG gcTGAATATGACGAGTTTCTAAACAGTTTAGATAAAGCTTTACTGCTCTCTTCAAGTCTGAGGAAGCTGAATATTGGAGATATTTTGCCTGAAAAGATCCCCATTACAGATGTGCAATCGAAAGAGGAGTTAGACTTGAAAGAAGTAATAAGTTCACAGAACTGTCTACTAGTGCTATTACGTCATTTTGCATGACTTCCATGACGTGACCACGTGGAACAACTTCATTCTAATAAG GATGAAATTGAGGCCCGGGGTCACCAGGTTGTTATTCTATCATTTGGTGCTATAGAAGGGGCGGAAATGTGGTATAACGAAGTCAAATGTCAATTTAAAATGTATACAAATCCTACACGTGAG ATTTACCAAGTTTTTGGATTACCGAGGACGTTCAAG ACCCTCAATTTGAAAAGTTTGATTTGGTATGCCGAGCAGGTAGCTGGTGATAGACAACTCCTTAAACCATATGAAGGAATCAAAGATGATACTTTCCAG CTTGGTGGTGATTTCATAGTAGATCATACTAGTAAGGTTACCTTTGTCTATCGTAGTAAGACACCACCAGATAGACCAATTATTGATCAGATTTTGCAAGCTATGGGACCAAag AAACAATGA
- the LOC141915000 gene encoding prolactin-releasing peptide receptor-like, whose protein sequence is MDFSMNHGNEAMPYDIHELFNSSNGTFTADSALFKQLMKNISNGEFDALEEPVWRGIIITLYVIVITMGVTFNGVVIYILGRNRTMWNVTNVFIGNLALSDIFLCLFNLPVQLYYQLSDNWIFGDILCQIIMPLFALPVHVSAMTMLLIAMDRYWLIVFPLRNRMSLRTAVILIIITSTISVSVAIPLMVFSRTHQVSHPDLAIYKNFCMEEWPSNTGRIVYTSLVFSIQFCLPLLATSIMYQRIYVQLLCRPVQHSDNRRKHRTNKILMSIVIVFCCCWLPWNIFTLVNELFQGLLTGRFIKFTDLILKIFAVSSACVNPFLYGWFNDNFRKEMNSFLVKMRKDGSLRIKRQGYRDEMTEDLNDGRSACDPLNNYSITIDRITTTENI, encoded by the coding sequence AtggatttttcaatgaatcacGGCAATGAAGCTATGCCCTATGACATCCATGAATTATTTAATTCATCCAATGGGACATTCACCGCAGACTCGGCCCTTTTCAAACagttaatgaaaaatatatcgaaTGGGGAATTCGACGCATTAGAGGAACCCGTTTGGAGAGGAATCATCATAACTTTATATGTGATTGTGATAACTATGGGCGTGACCTTCAACGGTGTAGTCATCTATATACTAGGCCGGAACCGCACGATGTGGAATGTTACAAACGTTTTTATCGGGAACCTAGCATTATCGGATATATTTTTGTGCCTATTCAATTTACCGGTTCAGCTATACTATCAACTCAGTGACAACTGGATATTTGGGGATATACTCTGTCAGATAATCATGCCACTTTTTGCGTTACCTGTCCACGTGTCAGCGATGACGATGTTACTTATTGCGATGGATCGTTACTGGTTGATCGTTTTTCCGTTACGCAATCGGATGTCGTTGAGGACAGCCGTAATTCTTATCATCATAACATCAACAATATCGGTGTCAGTGGCCATTCCGCTCATGGTATTTTCACGAACTCATCAAGTCAGTCATCCGGATTTAGCGATTTATAAAAACTTCTGCATGGAGGAATGGCCATCAAACACCGGACGTATCGTCTACACGTCTCTCGTATTTTCAATACAGTTCTGTTTGCCACTTTTAGCAACTTCCATCATGTACCAGAGAATCTATGTACAACTTCTCTGTCGGCCGGTTCAACATTCTGATAACCGACGGAAACATCGAACCAACAAAATACTCATGTCGATAGTCAtcgttttttgttgttgttggttGCCATGGAATATTTTTACGCTGGTCAACGAACTATTCCAAGGTTTGCTGACAGGCAGGTTCATCAAATTCACCGATTTGATATTGAAGATTTTCGCAGTCAGTTCCGCGTGCGTAAATCCGTTCCTGTATGGTTGGTTTAATGATAACTTCCGCAAGGAGATGAACAGTTTCCTAGTGAAAATGCGCAAAGACGGTTCATTAAGAATCAAACGACAAGGATACCGCGATGAAATGACTGAAGACCTTAATGATGGTAGGTCGGCGTGCGATCCTCTTAATAACTACTCAATTACCATAGACAGGATAACCACCACTGAAAATATCTAG
- the LOC141915461 gene encoding ATP-dependent DNA helicase DDX11-like yields MEFDDEDDELFKNISIPTDAAPKKDNQVKEAANIPEEFPFPFVPYDIQIGFMKALYRTLDEGKIGIFESPTGTGKSLSLICGALKWLRDFEDKQKQELEDLVGLSREYRNQSDGNENCAANSSSGFDWISENVAKKAREEKAQKLKEEIDERLKREARLDAVRKRSRPTKQAKRKHDELDKDFNVLFKNADIEMTDKTDDDDDIIVADYASDDDDLSSRDYGHENDNEELEEGVHVTKIYFCSRTHSQLAQFVREIQKSPYGETTQVITLGSRQNLCINPIVKQLKSISLINEKCQELQKNKSSAKKKKNVGKCPYYKQENIYDLRDNALIEVQDIEQLVKTGKQLKACPYYSTRYGIPAAEVVALPYNILLHKSTREACGIKLKDNIVIIDEAHNLVETINSVYSVEVTGAQLSRAHSQLSQYLEKYLSRLKATNVLYIKQLLFILSNFIKVLKDVKNSKTKQSTDTKIQTVADFVFSAEIWNLNIFKIVKYCEVSQISRKLHGFVEKYNPSTEVKIAEKPKVNKSALSSFLTNFNKKENAPPFSHLMDKETSGSSEANEAGTMSSPLMHILTFISSLTSVYSDARIVIKKEDLLSHSSLKFLLLNPADHFRDVLSEAKSVIVAGGTMQPVSEFKDRLFIAGGASLDRIIEYSCGHVIPECNLLPLSLAKGPSGVDLDFTYQSRDTLAMLDELGRVLCNLCNIIPGGVVVFYPSYDYEKKVYAHLEKNGMLSRMSEKKRIFREPKRTNQVEGVLLEYSNSIKKPSNRQSGAMLFSVVGGKMSEGINFSDNLGRCIVMVGLPYPNMYSPELKEKMDYLNSSLPKGPDGKLPGQQHYENLCMKAVNQSIGRAIRHKDDYATIVLLDQRYLKPSIVAKLPGWISQYLKKIDRFGPMFSIISKFFATKKRDPIS; encoded by the exons ATGGAATTTgacgatgaagatgatgaactGTTTAAGAATATATCTATTCCAA CTGATGCTGCTCCAAAAAAGGACAATCAAGTCAAGGAAGCAGCAAATATCCCAGAAGAGTTCCCTTTTCCATTTGTTCCATATGATATACAAATCGGTTTCATGAAAGCGCTTTACAGGACACTCGACGAGGGTAAAATCGGAATCTTCGAAAGTCCAACCGGTACA GGGAAGTCATTGAGTCTCATATGTGGAGCATTAAAGTGGTTGCGGGATTTTGAAGATAAACAGAAGCAAGAATTGGAAGATTTGGTTGGCCTATCGCGAGAATATCG AAATCAAAGTGatggaaatgaaaattgtGCAGCTAATTCTTCTTCCG gTTTTGATTGGATCTCAGAAAATGTGGCGAAGAAAGCGAGAGAGGAAAAAGCACAGAAATTGAAG GAGGAAATTGATGAAAGGCTGAAGAGAGAAGCTCGTTTGGACGCTGTTCGTAAAAGAAGCAGACCTACGAAACAAGCAAAGAGAAAG CATGACGAACTTGATAAAGACTTTAACGTCCTTTTCAAAAATGCAGATATTGAAATGACCGATAAAactgatgatgacgatgatattATTGTTGCCGATTATGCGAGTGACGATGATGATCTCTCTAGTAGGGATTATGGTCATGAAAATGACAATGAAGAGTTGGAGGAAGGAGTTCATGTCACAAAG ATATATTTCTGCAGTAGAACTCATTCACAGTTGGCACAGTTTGTCAGAGAAATACAGAAGAGTCCATATGGAGAAACAACTCAAGTTATTACTCTTGGCTCAAGACAG aatcTATGCATTAATCCAATTGTTAAACAGTTGAAGTCAATAAGCctcatcaatgaaaaatgtcaGGAGCTACAGAAAAACAAGTCCA GTgcaaagaagaaaaaaaatgttggaAAGTGTCCATACTACAAGCAGGAAAACATCTACGATCTGAGAGACAACGCATTG ATTGAAGTTCAAGACATTGAGCAGTTGGTTAAAACAGGAAAACAATTAAAGGCTTGTCCTTACTACAGTACCAGATATGGCATACCTGCAGCTGAG GTTGTAGCCTTGCCATATAATATACTGCTACACAAATCGACCAGGGAAGCTTGTGGTATCAAACTCAAAGATAACATTGTTATAATTGATGAAGCTCATAACTTAGTTGAAACCATCAATAGCGTTTACAGTGTAGAAGTCACAGGTGCTCAG TTGTCTCGTGCTCATTCTCAACTGTCACAGTATTTGGAGAAGTATTTATCACGACTGAAAGCTACCAATGTTCTTTACATCAAACAGCTATTATTTATCTTGTCAAactttatcaaagttttaaagG ATGTAAAAAATAGTAAGACTAAGCAATCAACAG ACACTAAGATACAAACTGTTGCTGACTTCGTATTTTCTGCTGAAATCTGGAATCTGAACATTTTCAAGATAGTGAAATATTGTGAAGTCAGTCAAATCAGTCGAAAG TTGCACGGCTTTGTTGAAAAGTATAATCCATCAACTGAAGTGAAGA TTGCAGAAAAACCAAAGGTCAATAAGTCTGCTTTAAGTTCTTTTTTGaccaatttcaacaaaaaggAAAATGCCCCTCCTTTCAGTCATCTCATGG ATAAAGAAACCTCTGGAAGTAGTGAAGCTAATGAGGCTGGAACAATGTCTTCACCTCTTATGCATATTCTGacctttatttcatcattaacgTCAGTTTATTCAGATGCGCGCATTGTTATTAAAAAGGAAG ACTTGTTGAGTCACAGTAGTCTGAAGTTTCTGTTGTTGAATCCTGCTGACCATTTTCGTGATGTTTTATCTGAAGCAAAGTCTGTTATTGTGGCTGGTGGAACTATGCAGCCT GTATCTGAATTTAAGGACCGGCTATTCATAGCTGGCGGAGCATCATTGGATAGAATCATAGAGTATTCATGTG gTCATGTCATACCAGAGTGTAATTTGCTACCACTGTCATTAGCTAAAGGACCGTCTGGTGTGGATCTGGATTTCACTTATCAATCTCGAGATACTCTGGCTATG CTGGATGAACTTGGGCGTGTGCTGTGTAACCTGTGTAATATCATTCCTGGTGGTGTTGTTGTGTTCTATCCATCTTATGACTACGAGAAGAAAGTTTATGCTCATTTAGAGAAAAATGGGATGCTGAGTCGAATGTCGGAAAAGAAACGG ATATTTCGGGAACCCAAGCGGACAAATCAAGTTGAAGGAGTTTTGTTGGAATATTCAAACTCGATCAAA AAACCATCCAACCGTCAGAGTGGTGCGATGTTGTTCTCCGTAGTGGGTGGAAAGATGAGCGAAGGCATTAATTTCTCAGATAATCTTGGAAG GTGTATTGTAATGGTTGGTCTACCTTACCCAAACATGTATTCACCAGAGCTTAAAGAGAAAATGGATTACCTCAATTCATCACTG CCTAAAGGACCAGATGGTAAACTTCCAGGTCAGCAGCACTACGAGAATCTATGTATGAAAGCTGTGAATCAATCTATTG GCAGGGCAATAAGGCACAAGGATGATTATGCAACCATTGTGTTATTAGATCAAAGATATCTAAAACCAAGCATTGTAGCTAAACTACCTGGATGGATTTCGCAGtatttgaagaaaattgatagattTGGTCCAATGTTTTCCATAATTTCTAAG tttttcgcCACAAAGAAGAGAGATCCCATTTCTTGA